The following coding sequences lie in one Oryctolagus cuniculus chromosome 7, mOryCun1.1, whole genome shotgun sequence genomic window:
- the MRPL37 gene encoding large ribosomal subunit protein mL37, whose product MALVSWPAWRALASSGQLGLGGCGAPRRGAYEWGVRSTRKPEPPPLDRVYEIPGLEPITYAGKMHFTPGLARPVFPPWDPGWTHPKFYRSPPIHEQPLYKDQACYIFHQRCRLLEGVKQALWLTKAKLIEGLPEKVLSLAGDPRNHIENQDERVLNVISHARLWHSTEDIPKRETYCPVIVDNLIQLCKSQILKHPSLARRIYTKNHTLSATWNRESLLLRIRGSRGAQLSAKDPLPPIASREEVEATKDHTLETFYPISPTIDLQECHVYDAKDETGFQKDSPYPHSHTLYFLERANLRPHRFQPDQLQAKMILFAFGSALAQARLLYGNDSKVLEQPIVVQSVGTDGRLFQFLVLQLNTTDLDSNEGIKNLVWVDSDQLLYQHFWCLPVIKKKVVVEPVGPTGFQPETFRKFLALYLHGAV is encoded by the exons ATGGCGTTGGTGTCGTGGCCCGCTTGGCGGGCACTGGCTAGCTCTGGGCAGCTCGGCCTCGGAGGATGCGGGGCCCCTCGACGCGGGGCTTACGAGTGGGGCGTGCGTTCCACGCGGAAGCCCGAGCCCCCTCCTCTCGATAGAGTGTACGAGATTCCTGGACTGGAGCCCATTACTTACGCGGGGAAGATGCACTTCACGCCCGGCCTGGCGCGGCCCGTCTTCCCGCCCTGGGATCCCGGCTGGACTCACCCAAAGTTCTACCGCTCGCCCCCCATTCACGAGCAGCCGCTGTACAAGGACCAAGCCTGCTACATCTTCCACCAGCGTTGCCGGCTCCTTGAGG GTGTGAAGCAGGCTCTCTGGCTTACCAAGGCCAAGCTCATAGAAGGCCTTCCTGAGAAAGTGCTGAGCCTTGCTGGCGATCCGAGGAACCACATAGAGAACCAAGATGAGCGTGTGCTGAACGTGATCTCCCACGCCCGTCTCTGGCACTCCACTGAGGACATCCCCAAGAGAGAGACCTACTG CCCAGTCATTGTGGACAATTTGATCCAGCTGTGTAAATCCCAGATCCTCAAGCATCCTTCTCTGGCCAGACGGATCTATACCAAGAACCACACGTTGTCTGCCACCTGGAATCGAG AGTCTCTTCTCCTTCGGATACGTGGTTCCAGGGGAGCCCAACTGAGTGCCAAGGATCCTCTGCCCCCCATTGCCTCCAGAGAGGAGGTGGAAGCTACTAAGGATCACACCCTTGAGACCTTCTATCCCATATCTCCCACGATCGATCTGCAGGAGTGCCATGTTTACGATGCGAAAGATGAAACAG GCTTCCAGAAGGACTCTCCTTACCCCCATTCCCATACCCTGTATTTCCTGGAGAGAGCCAACTTACGGCCCCACCGCTTTCAACCAGATCAGCTGCAGGCCAAGATGATCCTGTTTGCTTTCGGCAGCGCCCTGGCTCAGGCCCGGCTCCTCTATGGG AATGACAGCAAGGTCCTGGAGCAGCCCATAGTGGTGCAGAGCGTGGGCACGGATGGGCGGCTCTTCCAGTTCCTGGTGCTGCAGCTGAACACCACAGATCTTGACTCGAATGAGGGCATCAAGAATTTGGTCTGGGTAGACTCAGACCAGCTCCTCTATCAGCATTTTTGGTGTCTGCCAGTGATCAAAAAGAAGGTGGTTGTG